One segment of Candidatus Babeliales bacterium DNA contains the following:
- a CDS encoding ankyrin repeat domain-containing protein: MNKIIFSGLIITSISTNIVYSMDQENFLNQYQKNNENLINAAKANNIEQVKKILNILIEKLHSQTACLTEVFFSAMHTAAEKNDAEAIHLLLKSDTPDRIKKISTIVVFVEDCINDYVPIIETIVEHYPQYIKYPCDQECFLYAIQNNFIKMVKIILKHPQANPFLDTMDKEDYYTPLEIAQKNNHTKMIKILKKAEKKYIKKLEHKKEKRKITLKKLNTEIKDLKNFSNVKK; this comes from the coding sequence ATGAATAAAATAATTTTTTCAGGATTAATCATCACAAGCATATCAACTAACATTGTTTATTCTATGGATCAAGAAAATTTTTTAAATCAATATCAAAAAAATAATGAAAATTTAATTAATGCAGCAAAGGCAAATAATATTGAGCAGGTCAAAAAAATTTTAAATATTTTAATAGAGAAATTACATTCTCAAACAGCTTGCTTAACGGAAGTTTTCTTCTCTGCTATGCATACTGCTGCCGAAAAAAATGACGCCGAAGCTATCCATCTCCTTCTAAAGTCAGATACTCCCGATCGAATAAAAAAAATTAGCACTATCGTAGTTTTTGTAGAAGATTGTATAAATGACTATGTGCCTATTATTGAAACAATTGTAGAACATTATCCTCAATACATAAAATATCCCTGTGACCAAGAATGCTTTCTTTATGCAATACAAAATAACTTTATTAAAATGGTTAAAATAATTTTAAAACATCCACAAGCTAATCCTTTTTTGGATACAATGGACAAAGAAGACTATTATACACCGCTTGAAATAGCCCAAAAAAATAATCATACAAAAATGATTAAAATCTTAAAAAAAGCAGAAAAAAAATATATAAAAAAACTAGAGCACAAAAAAGAAAAAAGAAAAATTACTCTAAAAAAATTGAATACAGAAATTAAGGATTTAAAAAATTTCAGTAATGTTAAAAAGTAA